CCTCGCTTCACGGTTTTCACTATTTGTGTGTTTTTTATCCCtggggaaaaaataatttatcaaaaaagtatttcttgttgatatgtaaattctagaaaatgattaactcattcacaaaattgatgaacatttggtcaatttcaatttcccgTCACTCCGTGTGCCTTTTGAGCAAGATAGATCTAGAATCCTCTATGATCGAACTCGAATCTTGATAGTTGAGTTTTAAGTCTGCCATAATTAAGATCTAGAGTTTCTCATGGAGATAAAGCTAGAAAGAGCATCCAGATTTAAGATCCAGATTTCAGAATTATGCATGTTAAATGGTGGAAACTAGGATCTTGCTTTAATTTCTATGGAAAAGTTTTTGGTAAGAAAATCTTTGGACTAAAGGATCTAACATACCTAAActggtttttttcttcttttgattttaacTCACTAGACATTTCTATGAACCAACCTTGTGTCATATTTAGTATAGGCACTCATTTCGTTAATGGAAGTAGCGTGAATTTAATACACATGCGTTTTATAGCATGATCAACAATGACATAACATTTTCCAATGACCAACTAGGCACGATtacaaaattcaaatatgacaCGAGAATGCAACTTGAAATCTCAAGTTCTCAAATACCTATAAGCATGAGATCATCGAAATAATTATACTATTCCCTGAATAACATACTATGTATTGAAAACATCAAATGAAGTACAATTGATACGGTAAGTTTTAGGTTCTCTAGGGATCCGTTTCGTTGATGGAAGCTATACAAATTTAATATACATGTGTTTTACAGCACGGTCAACAACAACATAGCGTTATTCAATGACCAACTTGGCATGATTGCAAAATCCAAATACAATATGGAAATGCGACTTTAAATTTCAAGCTCTCACAAACCTAAAAACGCGAGGTCCTTGaaataattatgccaattccCAAATAACATGCtattagaaatatcaaatgaagTACAATCAACAAGGTAAGTTTTAGGTTTTCTAGATTTGGAACGATGCTCATGAACTTTTCGATATCGGTTCGGCCTCTGGCGTTGGGGATCTCCTCCTTAGTAGCACCCTTTTCATTTGGACAAGAGGAATGTGAAGAAAATTTAGATGGCCAAAATAGTTAAAATGCTAACAAAACTGAGCCGATATTAATAAGACGATACAACATCAAGCGCTCCAAGGTATCTTTTGCAGCCGCGTCTGATCTCACAGCAGCAAGGAACAAGGCCTACTTAAGAAGAACACCAGCACAATCCCGGCTAATTTGTGCCCGGAAAGGCCAGGACCGTGCTCGGGCCGTGGCGGCGCGGATGAGGCCATGCTGCGAAGGACAGAGAACGCGCGACGTGAACAAGGGCCGAGCGAGGCGGAGCTTGAGGAAGTGAGTGATTCTAACAGTAAGCAAACTTACCTGGATGCGGAGTAGGCACATTTTCCGTAACCTGAGAAACAGGATGATGATCTTAAGAAAAAAACTTCCAGTGTAATGACTCGACACATTAGCCCATGTTCTACAGATCAAAGGTCAGAGTCCAACAGGCTGTGCCTTTGTTTTTAGTACTTTTCGTGTTGAATTCATCACTGTAGTAAAACACGTCAACGAAGATTCGAGGAGGCGAACTTGATTTATACGTACTCGGGTCGCTTCTGGTGAGCGTGGCGGTCCCGCCGAAGTTGCACGCGATGTCGGAGTTGCCGTTCTGCTGGTAGTAGTTGTTGAAGGCGTAGGAGGCGTGGGACACGAGCGTGTCCGGCTCGAAGCACCGCCCGCCCTCTCGGATCGGGTTGCAGTCGGCCATACCGAGCCCGCAGGCCCAGTCCAGCGCGTTCTGGAGGTCGGCCTGGGGGACGCCCGCGAGGGCCACGCACCACGTCGTGCCGCCGAGGAAAGTCGTATTGCCCTCCGGAGGGGACATCGTCATGATCGGGATCGCCGCCTCCGCCTTCTCCTGCGCCGTGGCCGCCCCCGTTAATgctggaaaacaaaaaaatatgtgTTAAcgagagaatcaagaaaaagtcCTTTAGCAAGAGTTTTGAGTGCATTATAAGTTGATGTTTGAAAGTCATGCCCAAATTATTCTCCGAACGGGCCTGCCCGCCCGCCCGCCTGCCCGACCGACAATGTTTCTGGGTGCATTGCACTGGTGGGCCGGGTTGGCCCGACTGAAATCGTGATAAGACGGGCGGGCCTTGGCAAGGGATGTACTTTACGGGCCTGGATTGGCCGGTCACGCCCGACAAATTTTGCgaatgagatcttcaaggctcTTCCCTTTCGGGCATAACTCCGTAGGCATGATGTTCAGCCCGACCATCAAGCCCATACTTTTGTATAGACTTTGGCCCGAATCTATTTAGGCCCGCCCATCGGTCAGGTCTATCGGTATTTAATACACCCGTTAGTGGATCGGCACGAACCCTTGCTTGAGGGATTACAATCGACACGGTTCACACAATCGACAGATCACATCCACTACTTTAGCTTGTTGATAAAGTTCAGTCCACAGTCCCTTAAAACCTGTACATTCTGCACTTAGCTTTTTGACAAAGCTCGTGAACACAATCATGCCATTAAAAGACCCAAAAGAGCTTTCGAGGAAGCACCAAATCGGATGCAATTTGGAAGCAAAGCGTCTGTCCCAATCTCTTTATGCTTAGCTTCCACCCCaagatttttctttccataCATCTATTATGAAAATTCTCGTTAATTCTTTGGGAATCAATATACCCAGCTCCTTTAATAATAACCTCACATTCATTTCATTTATGCAAGTATTATGTACCGAGAATCCTAGTTCTTTGCTGTACCGCATGCTTATGTGGGCAGACTTTCCCTCTTTTGCTCAATCCATCCGTACATAATTCACAAAGATGTATAAGAAGAAGAGATACAAGTTATTAAGACCTAAAATTTTGAGCAATTGCAATTTCTTGTCCCATCTCCTTGATCTCAATTTATAGTACCTCCACTATGAATAATATAAGTGTAGGCATACTTCTCGCAATCTAACAAAATTCACTCgcaaggaatagaaaaagactAGGAAGAAGCATGTGGCTATGGTATTGTAGATCAAGTGATATCTATTAAGATGCATATAATgccttttttcttattaatgGAAGTGGGTCGCATAATTTCTCTATACCCCACAATTTATCAATAGTTAGATCTAAGGGAGGGATTATGCGAATAATTCTAGAAGGATCACCAGTTTATTTCTTGGGTTTTGTTCGTCAATGAGAAAGGCGATAtggaaattattgaaaaagacTTTTTCTAAGAATAGACACTACTTTGAAAGATCATTGATTGCTTATAGGTGTTAACTATACATGGGATTGACATCTagttttcaccaaaaataaaagaaggctCAAGAAATCGTTCTTTCCATTATCCCCATTACAATGTATGGGGCAGAAAagaattccttctttttttatgcaTACTCTAGCTAGTGAGGCAATAGCTTACCAAAATGACTCGTAAGGAGAAAGGATAACCCAAAACTCCGCACTTATGGATTTTGCCCAATCGAAAGAGGACAACAGGATTTAGGCAGGCAGGCTGAAGTACGACAAAAAGGAGGAAATTGAATTTGCTTTTGCCTTGTGTTTCGCTCAAGCATGTTTGCTCGTGCTTAATGGAATCCCAAGCTCGAATCAGCTCAACTCAAAGACTCAAAAAGGGTTAGCAAGACAAAAGAAGACAATGGGACGTGGGGCAGAGCCAGCATAGAGTCAGACGAGACCAATGTGAGACTTTTCGTTTCCTTCTCGTTTAATCAAACCTTGCGTTGGTCTGAGCCAGGATTAAATAGTGGTGCTACCATTAGATTCTTCATTCATAAGAAACAACGTCCAGGATTGCTCCTCATAAAGGTTGCATCATCCGATGAAAATGAAGATTGGACTTTACTAAAGAaccaaaaatcattcattggGAGGACGAGTCACCTCTTCGAGGGTGAGTACTCGTTACACAAAGTCTTCAAAGTAGCGTAAGATGCGAAGAGCCAGCGAAAAAGTAGTGATAGATAAACTTACTATTGGATAACTAAGTAAGCGCAATGAATCTTTCCTAGTGATATCAAACCAAACCGACAAAGTGGGTCCCCAGTATATATTAGGGCATATACTGATATTGCCTTTATGAAAAGGGGCCGATTCATGTTCGACCACTCTATCTCATGTGCGATAACTTTATGTAGGAAAATTTTTGAGTAGATATCCCCTTTTAAACAATCAAGTTCATACTATATATGTATTACGATCGGACCAAATAACCTAGCTTAATCCATGAATAAATCTCAAGCATTGCCACCATGCTTTGGCATGCACCTTTGGCACTTGCCATCGGTCCTCCATGTCCCTTTACACATTTCTCAAAAGATTATGAGGATCATTCTCTAGTGGTTGCAACTTAGGACACTCCTCTAGTCTATGTTTGCAATGCTCGCAGTGAGAGCAAATCAAATGAATCCCTTCATATTCTCTCTTATGTATCTTCTATCTCAGACAATACCTTAATACAAGATTAAGTGAGATCCACACATTTGAGCATACAAACCTCTAGATGCCAACGCATTTCAGCATCTACCCTCATGACTTTGCCTATTTTACTTCCAAGTTCAAGAGAAAGTCTTCATCATAGTCTTCTAATGAGTTCGAGATACCTTAACCTCATGCATACTAGCTTCACGGGAGCACTTACAATGACGAAGTTGGATTTCTATTGACCAATTATAAGGTAATAGTCCATGATCATTCATGGTCCTTCATTCATAACATAGTTAAAATCTTTTACCATTGTAAACCTAACTAGGACAAAATCATCGCCCCAATCATAGAGTTATTTGACCATGAGGAGCTCACATCTAATGTAATCTTTATATCTGggaattcttatttttcttcttgccTAACAATTGAACATTAGGTGTAGAGTCATGAATGACACGGTCTTTTAAAAGTGAaccaaatggcaaaaaaaatatatatatatagtcatcAGTGTCTAACTCTCCTCTAAATTTCAACCATCAATCAGTCGCTTTAtgaatggaaacaaaaaaagggtTATCCTCTAAGATCTGCCTTGCCGTGGTTAAGAACCAACTAAACTCTTAAATGACATTGATCAAGTCCTATTCCTGCCCTTCGCCACCTTTTTAATCCAATTGTCTAGGTCTTGCCCCCATCCCTTTCTCTTTCCTAGCCTAATCAAAACTATATTACAAACTAAAGCTTCAAAAATGTttgcattttaaataaaagtgaGATGTCCAATGCTAAAacaacaaatcaaatcaaacctaTTCCAACCCACGGGATCTAAAGCTAGAATATAGCCAGACCGAGGatctaaaatgaaatattttgggCTTGATTCCCAAATCCTGCGGGCTTGTTCAGTGCAGGGTTTAGGAATGTGtgtgttgtgtgtgtgtgtgtgtgtgtgagagagagagagagagagtaaacgTACCTCCATATAAGCAATaatattgcatttgcattaaCAATAGCCAATGCACTAGCCCCAGCTTCTTTCCCATGATCTTCTACAAAAAATctcttccctccctctctctctctctctctctctgtgagaaTGTGAGACTTGCTTTGTTTTGTCACTTAAGTGGATGTGTGAAGGTGTGAGAGATGTTGGGGTTTCGTTCATGTGAATAAATGGAGGGTTGGAGACAAAGAATCGTCGGTTTCTTCAGAGGCAAATCAagtgttttctctcttttggctGCTTTTTCAGTTTTGCATGTAGAAAAAGGCTGTGGTCTGGTTTGATATGAATGCCCCCTCTGAAGCCTAAATGCTTTGAAAGGCACGTAGCGGTGGATTGTACTCGACAAATAAACATACGAAGACAATTTAATATTATGGAAGATTtagcagagaaaaagaaaggtgagGAAGGAACATAAACccaaaaaacgaaaagaaagaacaagagaCAAAGATGGAGTCACAGTCCTGACCCAATGGATTGGTCCCCGAGCTGGACCAAATTATCTGTGTGCTTGAACGAATAAAGCGAAAAAGAGAATGAAGGATTTTTCGTGACattttttagtaaaattgaGTCATCCGATTTCTTTTCATTGGTGCATTTGCATCCTTTAGCTCATTCTATTTACGCCGTCAAATTCTTTAATCATCAACACACGCCGACACGATGATTTTTAATAGCAACTAAAGAGAGATCAGGAACATTCGTTTTAAAGTCCAAttaaccaaagaaaagaaaattgcaaaatatagagttaggaaaaaaagagagagagaagacacaaAAGTATGTTATagcatataaaaatataatttccaaataaattgaaccaatttgtGTTGCATATGCCACTATCTTATGCGTTGaagcaaaagaaattccatgaagaaaatcgATGTT
This region of Eucalyptus grandis isolate ANBG69807.140 chromosome 8, ASM1654582v1, whole genome shotgun sequence genomic DNA includes:
- the LOC104417805 gene encoding PLASMODESMATA CALLOSE-BINDING PROTEIN 2, translating into MGKKLGLVHWLLLMQMQYYCLYGALTGAATAQEKAEAAIPIMTMSPPEGNTTFLGGTTWCVALAGVPQADLQNALDWACGLGMADCNPIREGGRCFEPDTLVSHASYAFNNYYQQNGNSDIACNFGGTATLTRSDPSYGKCAYSASSMASSAPPRPEHGPGLSGHKLAGIVLVFFLSRPCSLLL